The Gemmatimonadaceae bacterium DNA segment AGCGCGCAAAGCGCGCGGAGATCACAGCAACATGGCATTTCAGAAGACCGCAACAGTCGAGAAGTACCGCACGCACGGCACCGATACCGGGTCGGCGCAGGTCCAGGTCGCGATTCTCACCGAGAACATCAACTACTTGACCGACCACTTCCGCACCCACGCCAAGGATCATCACAGCCGG contains these protein-coding regions:
- the rpsO gene encoding 30S ribosomal protein S15 — protein: MAFQKTATVEKYRTHGTDTGSAQVQVAILTENINYLTDHFRTHAKDHHSRQGLLKMVGKRRRLLDYLKRTNLEGYRKIIADLGLRH